In one window of Episyrphus balteatus chromosome 3, idEpiBalt1.1, whole genome shotgun sequence DNA:
- the LOC129915056 gene encoding uncharacterized protein LOC129915056 has translation MFSSSCRNDNSSSGRESFFERARDLLRFFNILLPIIDYTNYAILGITCALAYELPSKPLSELQDELIKTLHHKGSHELLHNNNNNDSPSHETIDKHHYQKHIQDKYSDLIYLHPSEYLDQNSYGKKNVYKNYIPGPYSANYYQSKPIYYSSNTHQNLKNSKFDSGNQFESFWNPIYQKSPYIRRQDVIPKTHQHAVYHIMGRRSIDDNKFSKVTETTSWLNKLDQIHLQYHRSSRHALYSKLEEMFDKQGKNGTECVLRALCETGNRSHETEPGEVVTEVLRAVFTLPKDSQMNYNNFHPVHKARDDAHWNQKNCSQAYPLCENFIWDGNFRI, from the exons ATGTTTTCCTCGAGCTGCAGGAACGACAACTCGAGCTCGGGTCGGGAATCCTTCTTTGAGCGAGCTAGAGATCTTCTAAGAT tttttaataTTCTTCTTCCAATTATCGATTACACCAACTATGCTATATTAGGAATAACATGTGCCCTTGCATATGAACTACCAAGTAAACCATTGAGTGAACTTCAAgatgaattaattaaaacaCTCCATCACAAAGGATCGCATGAATTAttgcataataataataataatgattctCCATCACACGAAACCATTGATAAACATCATTATCAAAAACACATTCAAGACAAATATTCTGATCTAATATACTTGCATCCATCAGAATATTTAGATCAAAATTCATATGGGAAGAAAAAtgtgtataaaaattatattcctGGACCTTATAGTGCAAATTATTACCAAAGTAAACCAATATATTATTCATCAAACACTcatcaaaatttgaagaactcAAAATTTGATTCTGGAAACCAATTTGAGTCATTTTGGAATCCCATCTATCAGAAGAG TCCTTACATTCGCCGCCAAGACGTTATTCCAAAAACTCATCAACATGCTGTTTATCACATAATGGGAAGGCGAAGTATCGACGATAATAAATTCTCAAAAGTAACAGAAACCACCTCTTGGCTTAACAAACTTGACCAAATTCATTTGCAATACCATAGATCATCAAGACACGCACTATATTCAAAACTTGAAGAAATGTTTGACAA ACAAGGCAAGAACGGAACTGAGTGCGTACTAAGAGCATTGTGTGAAACTGGAAATAGGAGCCATGAAACCGAACCTGGAGAAGTAGTAACTGAAGTCTTACGAGCTGTTTTTACTTTACCCAAGGATTCCCAGATGAATTATAACAACTTCCACCCTGTCCATAAGGCTCGAGATGATGCTCATTGGAATCAGAAAAACTGTTCGCAGGCATACCCTTTGtgtgaaaattttatttgggaTGGTAATTTCAGAATCTAG
- the LOC129916573 gene encoding uncharacterized protein LOC129916573 — protein MFVPNKQCTGSIKLIFITLSFFICVNLVLTSGYDDEYNKQDEEQMPTYHNNEYGNTEILSRKRRYLTFPSGSSFQLVYDLIIGVVDYTNYLILGVTSALAWQLPSDAPSEIVQHLKDKLNDGTLGISRNDTIENIQYIDTKQKQQKYPQKSSYITTYSNPSLLKPQSSSYFASNQFHPPMHTKYYNSGPIYYTKPPQASGNVLSRKYNNIANNYSIRRNPLTEWKYGKMRKVSPSSSSSFFHPSKWSQWWKNSGKRTSSYGKPVYARQHRVYPVFAKRGVDKHNRQKRHGIDGPSLTKIDKIHLRYHRSTRQELYLKIEKYLGTHKKNGHECVLKALCETGQKGNEEEPGTFVGEIMRSIFTMPESEDPVYSQKHKLYDEAHAHVGNCIERFPLCPDSLWKADFIF, from the exons atgtttgtaccTAATAAACAGTGTACGGGAtcaataaagttaatttttatcacgttgtccttttttatttgtgttaatTTGGTGTTGACAAGTGGATATGATGATGAATATAATAAACAGGATGAAGAACAAATGCCAACTTATCATAACAATGAATATGGAAATACAGAAATTCTTTCAAGAAAAAGAAGATACTTGACATTTCCTTCGGGAAGTTCTTTTCAATTGG tttatGATTTGATTATCGGCGTTGTTGACTACACAAACTACTTAATTCTTGGTGTTACATCAGCCTTAGCTTGGCAGCTGCCCAGCGATGCTCCCAGTGAAATTGTTCAACATCTGAAAGACAAACTCAATGATGGCACTCTTGGCATTAGTCGTAATGACACAATAGAAAATATTCAATACATcgacacaaaacaaaaacaacaaaaatatcctCAGAAATCGTCTTACATAACAACATATTCGAATCCATCTTTACTAAAACCACAATCGTCTTCATATTTTGCTAGCAATCAATTTCACCCACCAATGCATACAAAATACTACAATTCTGGTCCGATTTACTATACCAAACCACCACAAGCCTCTGGCAATGTCCTTTCAAGGAAGTACAACAACATTGCAAATAACTATTCAATACGAAGGAATCCGCTCACAGAATGGAAATATGGCAAAATGAGAAAAgtttcaccatcatcatcatcatcgttctTCCATCCTTCGAAATGGTCACAGTGGTGGAAGAATTCTGGTAAACG GACGTCTTCGTATGGAAAGCCAGTGTATGCTCGCCAACATAGGGTTTATCCTGTATTTGCTAAGAGAGGTGTAGACAAGCACAATCGACAGAAACGTCATGGCATTGATGGGCCATCACTTACGAAAATCGACAAGATTCATCTTCGATACCATCGCAGTACACGACAGGAGCTCTACCTCAAAATCGAGAAATATTTAGGGac gcACAAAAAAAATGGCCATGAATGTgttttgaaggcgctttgtgaaACAGGTCAAAAGGGCAACGAAGAAGAACCAGGGACATTTGTTGGTGAAATAATGAGATCGATATTTACAATGCCAGAGAGTGAAGATCCTGTTTATAGTCAAAAACATAAACTCTATGACGAAGCTCATGCACATGTTGGCAATTGTATTGAAAGATTTCCATTGTGTCCAGATAGCCTTTGGAAAGCTgactttatattttga